CGTACATATTCTATCAGCCCTGCGGCAGGATAGACCAGCATAGACGTTCCGATAACTAAAAAAATGTCGGCTTCCATAGCTTCAAACATCGCCGTTTCCATCATCGGCACAGCCTCGCCAAACCAAACAATGTGTGGGCGCAACTGCTTTCCCCAAGGGCAGAGGTCGCCTTTTTTCAACTCCCAACTCTGCATCTCGACGACATGTTTTTCTTCTACCACGCTGCGTGCCTTGAAAAGTTCGCCATGCAGGTGCAAGACGTGTGTAGAACCTGCCTTTTCGTGCAAATTATCTACATTTTGGGTAATGACCGTTACTTCAAAAAAGCGTTCTAAGGCGGCTAAAATTTTGTGTCCGTCGTTGGGCTTGGCATCTTGGGCAGCCTTGCGCCGTTGGTTGTAGAAATCCAGCACCAAATCAGGGTTGCGTTGCCAAGCCTCTGGTGTTGCGACATCTTCAATACGATGCCCCTCCCAAAGCCCGTTAGCATCGCGGAAAGTGGGGATTCCGCTTTCTGCACTAATGCCCGCTCCTGTGAGGGCTACAATTTTTTTCTTCATAAAAGGAACTGGTTTTTGAAAGAAATTTCGAGGAAAGAATTTAAGTGGCGAAAGTAAGCGAACAAAAGTAGGCGTTGACACGCTAAAAGAATATAAGAGTGTGAATTTTGGGAAATAGAAAATAGGCAGAGCCACACGACAAGCCCTCGTCATTTGTTTGAGCGTTTGTCATAGGCTTAACAAGCCCTGCCCTTCGAAAAAGCTACAAACAAAGATAGTAATTTTTTTTGAACCTGCCTACACTTTCCTTTTTTTCTGCTTTTGAGCCAAAATAAAAGCAAACTTTCTTTGGTTTTGATGGCTTTATTTGCTATCTATTTGGGTAGCAACCTCTAAGCAATTTTTATTTTTAGCGTAGTTTTTTAAGGTCTTTGTCTATTTTTAAAAATCGTTTGACGATTTTCAAAGATTAGACTATCAGATTTTATTAACTTGCCTTCAATTTTTTACTTTTTTACGCATAAAA
The nucleotide sequence above comes from Hugenholtzia roseola DSM 9546. Encoded proteins:
- a CDS encoding SIR2 family NAD-dependent protein deacylase → MKKKIVALTGAGISAESGIPTFRDANGLWEGHRIEDVATPEAWQRNPDLVLDFYNQRRKAAQDAKPNDGHKILAALERFFEVTVITQNVDNLHEKAGSTHVLHLHGELFKARSVVEEKHVVEMQSWELKKGDLCPWGKQLRPHIVWFGEAVPMMETAMFEAMEADIFLVIGTSMLVYPAAGLIEYVRSEAPKFVIDPKIPQIRKLPNLHFIPKVASAGMKQVEEVLLNEYV